The following are encoded together in the Salmonella enterica subsp. enterica serovar Choleraesuis genome:
- a CDS encoding sulfate ABC transporter substrate-binding protein: MQVSRRQFFKICAGGMAGTTVAALGFAPGTALAETRQYKLLRTRETRNTCTYCSVGCGLLMYSLGDGAKNAKASIFHIEGDPDHPVSRGALCPKGAGLVDFIHSESRLKYPEYRAPGSDKWQRISWEDAFDRIAKLMKEDRDANFQVQNADGVTVNRWLSTGMLCASASSNETGYLTQKFSRALGILAVDNQARV, translated from the coding sequence ATGCAAGTCAGCAGAAGACAGTTCTTTAAGATCTGTGCTGGCGGTATGGCAGGTACCACCGTTGCGGCCCTGGGATTCGCCCCTGGCACCGCTTTAGCGGAAACCCGGCAATATAAACTGCTGAGAACCCGCGAAACGCGCAATACCTGTACATACTGTTCCGTAGGCTGCGGTTTGTTAATGTACAGCCTCGGCGATGGGGCCAAAAACGCTAAAGCGTCGATCTTCCATATTGAGGGCGATCCGGATCATCCGGTCAGCCGCGGCGCATTGTGTCCAAAAGGCGCAGGTCTGGTGGATTTCATCCACTCTGAAAGCCGCCTGAAATACCCGGAATATCGGGCACCAGGCTCAGACAAATGGCAACGTATTAGCTGGGAAGACGCTTTCGATCGCATCGCTAAATTAATGAAAGAAGACCGCGATGCAAACTTCCAGGTGCAAAACGCCGATGGAGTCACAGTAAACCGCTGGCTCTCTACCGGCATGCTGTGCGCATCAGCATCCAGTAATGAAACCGGTTATCTAACCCAGAAATTTTCCCGCGCCCTCGGCATACTTGCCGTGGATAACCAGGCGCGTGTCTGA
- the fdhD gene encoding sulfurtransferase FdhD, whose amino-acid sequence MNKIDEKKSIISAEKVAGVSSVAVWGQNSLGNTHNDWIAEEVPVALVYNGISHVVMMASPKDLELFALGFSLSEGIIESSKEIYGMDVVPACQGYEVQIELSSRRFMGLKERRRALAGRTGCGVCGVEQLNDIGRPVAPLPFTQTFALKNLAQGLEGLRSYQPAGHLTGCTHAAAWLAGDGTLTGGLEDIGRHVALDKLLGRRVQEGWQDGAVLVSSRASYEMVQKAAMCGVEILFALSAATTLAVEVAERCNLTLVGFCRADSATIYTHPQRLR is encoded by the coding sequence GTGAACAAAATAGATGAGAAAAAATCGATTATTTCGGCAGAAAAAGTAGCCGGAGTAAGTTCGGTAGCGGTATGGGGCCAGAATTCGCTGGGTAATACCCATAATGACTGGATTGCCGAAGAAGTACCGGTAGCGCTGGTCTATAACGGCATTTCCCATGTCGTCATGATGGCTTCGCCCAAAGATCTGGAGCTGTTTGCGCTGGGTTTTTCGCTCTCGGAAGGCATCATCGAAAGCTCAAAAGAAATTTATGGGATGGACGTGGTTCCCGCATGCCAGGGCTATGAAGTACAAATCGAGCTTTCGAGCCGCCGGTTTATGGGGTTGAAAGAGCGCCGCCGTGCGCTGGCAGGCCGTACCGGTTGCGGGGTTTGCGGGGTCGAGCAGCTTAATGATATTGGCAGGCCCGTTGCGCCGCTGCCGTTTACTCAGACTTTTGCGCTGAAGAACTTAGCACAAGGGTTAGAAGGCCTGCGTAGCTATCAGCCCGCCGGACATCTTACCGGCTGTACCCATGCGGCTGCCTGGCTGGCTGGTGATGGAACTCTCACCGGAGGGCTGGAGGATATTGGTCGCCACGTTGCGCTGGATAAGCTGCTGGGTCGTCGGGTACAGGAAGGCTGGCAGGACGGAGCGGTGCTGGTTTCCAGCCGCGCCAGCTATGAAATGGTGCAGAAAGCAGCGATGTGTGGCGTAGAAATTCTGTTTGCGCTTTCGGCGGCGACCACGCTGGCCGTGGAGGTCGCCGAACGCTGTAACTTAACCCTGGTGGGTTTTTGTCGCGCCGATAGCGCAACGATTTATACCCACCCGCAGCGCCTGCGCTAA
- a CDS encoding branched-chain amino acid transport, with protein MTKSLIAGIALLSVGTYLMRFAGAKLGNKIAAAPRVQAMLSDAAAILLFTVAVTATFYDSTHFSGVARVVGVGVALLLMWRKTPLIIVIIAAAAVTAILRQLGVA; from the coding sequence ATGACTAAATCGCTCATTGCCGGAATAGCGCTGCTCTCTGTCGGCACTTATTTAATGCGGTTTGCCGGAGCAAAGCTCGGTAACAAAATAGCGGCCGCCCCTCGGGTACAGGCCATGCTTTCTGATGCGGCGGCAATTCTGCTGTTTACCGTGGCGGTGACCGCCACATTCTATGACAGCACGCACTTTTCCGGCGTAGCCCGTGTAGTTGGCGTCGGCGTAGCGCTGTTGCTCATGTGGCGAAAAACACCGCTTATTATCGTGATAATTGCCGCAGCTGCGGTTACGGCAATCCTGCGCCAGCTGGGCGTGGCTTAG
- a CDS encoding branched-chain amino acid ABC transporter permease, giving the protein MPRFSSLNSALIKAIFLICLADGIVAVSYGSLALSYGFPFWVPLTLAITVLAGASEFMFVGIVASGGSPLAGAAAGLLVNARHLPFGIAVRDLVGKRAAALLGCHIMNDESVAFGISQSTHEQRKAAFWLCGLGIALFWPLGVIIGGFLGQIIPSQEVIGLDAVFPAVMFALVLPMLKNRLTRNRSLAGAGIALASTPFVAAGLPVLLALFGLIVKGKKND; this is encoded by the coding sequence ATGCCACGCTTCTCCAGCCTGAATAGCGCCCTGATTAAGGCCATATTTCTTATCTGCCTCGCAGATGGCATCGTCGCCGTATCTTACGGCTCGCTGGCGCTCAGCTATGGTTTTCCGTTCTGGGTACCGCTAACCCTGGCTATCACCGTGCTGGCCGGCGCGTCTGAATTTATGTTTGTCGGGATTGTCGCCAGCGGAGGTAGCCCACTTGCCGGTGCGGCCGCCGGGCTGCTGGTTAACGCCCGCCACCTGCCGTTTGGCATCGCGGTGCGCGACTTAGTGGGTAAACGCGCCGCTGCCCTGCTGGGTTGTCACATCATGAATGATGAGAGCGTTGCCTTTGGCATCAGTCAAAGCACCCATGAGCAGCGTAAAGCCGCCTTCTGGCTATGCGGGCTGGGCATCGCGCTGTTCTGGCCATTAGGCGTGATTATCGGCGGTTTTCTCGGTCAGATTATCCCATCCCAGGAAGTCATTGGGCTGGATGCTGTTTTTCCGGCGGTGATGTTTGCTTTGGTACTGCCGATGTTGAAAAACCGGCTCACGCGTAACCGCTCGCTAGCCGGTGCCGGTATCGCATTAGCCAGCACCCCGTTTGTCGCAGCCGGTTTGCCGGTTTTGCTGGCGCTGTTTGGCCTGATCGTAAAGGGGAAGAAAAATGACTAA
- a CDS encoding DNA-binding protein, with the protein MTQPIDLIAQGLIRERQRTGLSLAEVARRAGIAKSTLSQLESGNGNPSIETLWALCVALEIPFARLMEPQASQTQVIRCGEGPMVVAGEANYKAILLATCPPGARRDIYLLMAEPGADRHSHPHSPGAVEHIIVTQGRALIGLSDAPEELNPGDYICYPADKPHLFRALEPGTQALLVAEQN; encoded by the coding sequence ATGACCCAACCGATTGACCTTATTGCACAAGGGCTGATTCGCGAACGTCAGCGCACCGGTTTATCGCTGGCCGAAGTCGCCCGGCGCGCTGGCATTGCCAAATCAACCTTGTCTCAGCTGGAGTCCGGTAATGGCAATCCCAGTATTGAGACGCTATGGGCGTTATGCGTAGCGCTGGAGATCCCTTTTGCCCGTCTGATGGAGCCACAGGCCAGCCAGACTCAGGTAATCCGCTGCGGTGAAGGGCCAATGGTGGTCGCCGGAGAGGCAAATTATAAGGCTATTCTGCTGGCAACCTGTCCGCCGGGAGCCCGGCGGGATATCTATCTGCTGATGGCAGAACCCGGAGCCGATCGCCACTCGCACCCGCACTCTCCGGGGGCGGTAGAGCATATTATTGTGACCCAGGGGAGGGCGCTGATTGGGCTGAGCGATGCGCCTGAAGAGCTTAACCCCGGTGATTACATCTGTTATCCCGCTGATAAGCCGCACCTGTTCCGGGCATTAGAACCAGGCACCCAGGCGCTGCTGGTCGCTGAGCAAAACTGA